The sequence GCCGAGGTCGGGCGGGTTGCCGGCCTTGATGGCGGCGTGCATCTTCGCGTACTGCTGGCCGTTGACGGCCGACACCTTCTCGACTTTTACCTGCACCTCGGGATTCCTGCGGTTCCAGAGGTCGACGGGCTTGTCGATGCCCGGCACCCAGGACCAGAAGGTCAGCTGGATCCGCTGCCCTTTCTTGCGCTCCCGGGGCGCGTTGCCGTCGCCGTTCCCGCTGTCCCCGTCCCCGCTGTCGCCGCAGCCGGTGAGCGCCCAGCCGGCGGCGACGGCGGCCGCCCCGCCCAGGACCGTTCTGCGGTGCACGGTGTGGTTGCTCATATCGGCTCCCCACGAGGATGCGGCTGCGGATACGGCGAGAGGTGATCGTCGAGCACGCGCTGAAGTCGCCCGTCCCGTGGAGCGGTCGGGCGCCCCCCACGGGCAAGGACGTAGGATGTCCCTCGTCCTGCGGCGACCATAGGGAGTGCCCAACTTGCCGTCAAGACACCGCACATGGGGCATTCCCGTGCCTGGCAAAGGCACCGCCGACACGGGGTGACATCCCGGTGAACGGGGGCGGCGGCGCCCGCAGCGGCCCCTTCCCCCCACCGTTGGGTCAGCCGGGCTCCCCCACCGTCCCCCTCGGCCGGGCTCCCCCACCGCCCCGTCAGCCGGGCCCCCCTCACCACTCCGTCAGCCGGGCTCCCCCACCGCCCGGCAGCCGGACTCCCTCACTGCTCCGTCAGCCGGCGCCGGATGCCGTCGAAGTGCCGGTGCATCGCCTCCACGGCGCGGTCGCCGTCACCCGCCTCCAACGCGTCGACGATCTCCCTGTGCTGGCGATACGTCACGTCCGGGTCGGGGCCGTCATCGGAAAGGTCCTCCCGCACCCGGCGCAGCGCCGCCCAGAACGCGTCCAGCACCTCGCTCAGCAGGTGGTTGCCCATCGAGCGGTACAGGGCGAGATGGAAGGCCCGGTCGGTGGCGCTCTGCACCTGCCCGCCCCGCGCCTCCTCCGCCATCCGCTGCACCAGCCCCTTGAGGACGGCAAGGTCCTCGGCGGGCAGTTTCCGGGCGACGGTGCCGATCAGGCCCGCCTCCAGCGCCTCGCGGACCTCCATCAGCTCGTACAGGCTGGACTCGCCCTGGTGGTGGCGGACCGCGGCACGGAACGCGACGCCCTCGACGAACGGCTCCAGGGTGAGCGGGCCGACGTAGGTGCCGAAGCCGTGCCGGATCTCCACGATGCGCATCGCCTGCAGCGCCTTGAGCGCTTCGCGCACCGAGTTGCGGCTGACGTCGAGCAGGCCGACCAGCTCGGCCTCGGTGGGCAGCGGATCGCCCGGCGTCAGCCCGCGCTGCAGGATCAACTGCTTGATCTGCGCCTGCACATCCTCGGCCATCGTCCCTCGCGCCATGGACACTCCCTCTCCCGCGTCTGCCATACCGCCGGCCTCGCCGCCACCCGCCCCGCACCGCCCCACCGGGCCGCGGATCCTTGACCGACCGCCTGTGAACAGGTCTATTGTGCTCGACATAGGACATGGGATGTCCTATGTCGGACTCGGAGACCCCGGAGCCCCCATGGCACTGCCCGCCCCCCTGCACGGCGTCATCCCGCCGGTCTGCACCCCGCTCGGCCCGCGCGGCGAGATCGACACCGCCTCGCTGACCCGTCTGGTGCACCACCTCCTCGACGGCGGTGTCCACGGGCTGTTCGCCCTCGGCTCCACCAGCGAAGTCGCCTACCTCACCGACGCCCAGCGCGGCACCGCACTGGAGACCGTCCTCAAGGCCGCGGACGGCAGGGTCCCGGTGCTCGCCGGGGTCATCGACACCACCACCCCGCGGGTGCTCGACCACGCCAGGACCGCCGCCGCCCTCGGCGCCGACGCCCTGGTCGCCACCGCGCCCTTCTACACCCGCACCCACCCGCGGGAGATCGCGGCGCACTTCCGCCACCTGCGCACGGCCGTCGACCTCCCGCTGTTCGCCTACGACATCCCCGTCGCCGTGCACAGCAAGCTGTCCCCGTCGCTGGTGCGGGAGCTGGCCGAGGACGGCACGCTCGCCGGGCTCAAGGACAGCAGCGGCGACGAGGGGTCGCTGCGCCGCCTGCTCACCGCACTCGGCGGCCGCACCGCCCGCCGCACCGGCCCCGCCCCCGGCTTCTCGGTCCTCACCGGCTCCGAACTGACCGTGGACGCCGCCCTGTTGGCGGGCGCGGACGGCGTCGTCCCCGGCATCGGCAATGTCGACCCGGCGGCCTACGTCCGGCTCTACGACGCCGCCCGGGCCGGCGACTGGGAGCGGGCGGCCGCCGAACAGGAACGTCTGGTCGCCCTGTTCGCCATGGTCGACGCCGGCCCCGAGCCCGAGATGGGCCGCAGTTCCTCCGCGCTGGGCGCGTTCAAGGCGGCCCTCCACCTCCTCGGCGTGATCGACGGGGGCGCCACCGCCTTCCCCCAGCGCCCGCTGGGCGAAAAGGCCGTGGCAGAGGTAGGACGTCGGCTCACCGCGGCCGGCCTGCCGCCCGTCCGATAGGCCGCACGACACGACCACGGCCGGGGCAGCACCCCCGCACTCCCCTCCCGCCTCTCTCTGCCTCTCCCTCCCCTCCCACCCCACATCCCCCACCACCCCCACATCCCGTACGGGTGACACCCGAGGAAACCGCAACCGGACAGCGTCCTGCTGCGGCAGGATGCCGGGCCATGGATGCCGTACGGGTCGCCCTGCTCCGCGAAGTTCTCGCCGGGACCGAGTGGGTCCAGGCCACCCGCCGCTTCGCGGGGACGCTGCGCGGCGCCGTCACCCCGCACGGCGGGGGGCTGCTGCTG is a genomic window of Streptomyces sp. Edi2 containing:
- a CDS encoding FadR/GntR family transcriptional regulator, with protein sequence MARGTMAEDVQAQIKQLILQRGLTPGDPLPTEAELVGLLDVSRNSVREALKALQAMRIVEIRHGFGTYVGPLTLEPFVEGVAFRAAVRHHQGESSLYELMEVREALEAGLIGTVARKLPAEDLAVLKGLVQRMAEEARGGQVQSATDRAFHLALYRSMGNHLLSEVLDAFWAALRRVREDLSDDGPDPDVTYRQHREIVDALEAGDGDRAVEAMHRHFDGIRRRLTEQ
- a CDS encoding dihydrodipicolinate synthase family protein; this encodes MALPAPLHGVIPPVCTPLGPRGEIDTASLTRLVHHLLDGGVHGLFALGSTSEVAYLTDAQRGTALETVLKAADGRVPVLAGVIDTTTPRVLDHARTAAALGADALVATAPFYTRTHPREIAAHFRHLRTAVDLPLFAYDIPVAVHSKLSPSLVRELAEDGTLAGLKDSSGDEGSLRRLLTALGGRTARRTGPAPGFSVLTGSELTVDAALLAGADGVVPGIGNVDPAAYVRLYDAARAGDWERAAAEQERLVALFAMVDAGPEPEMGRSSSALGAFKAALHLLGVIDGGATAFPQRPLGEKAVAEVGRRLTAAGLPPVR